The sequence CACCAGCGACGGTGTCGATCTGATTTTCCATTGCAACAAGTCGCCGCTACTCAATCACAAAGGCGAGACGATCGGCGTGCTGACAACAGCGGTCGATATCACTGCCCGGAAGTTCGCCGAGGAACATAGAACGCATCTCGCACTGCACGACATGCTGACCGGCCTGCCCAATCGCGTGCTGCTCGCCGAGAATGTCAAATCGACCATCGCCAATTGCAAGAAAGCCGATAGCCAGGCTGCGCTTTTGCTGCTCGATCTGGACCGGTTCAAGATCATCAATGACACCCGCGGCCATCACAGCGGCGACGCGCTGTTGCGCGAGGTCGCCGAACGCATTTCCAAGGTCATTGGCCCCGAGGATTTTGCCGCCCGCATCGGCGGGGACGAATTTGCGATCATTTTGAACAAATTCGAGAATATCGACTCGATCAATTCGCGCTGTTCCAAAATATTGAAATCAATCAGCGAGCCCTATGCCATCAGCGGTGTGGGTCAGGTGATCAGCGCGTCAATCGGCGTCAGCCTGATCCCGAACGACGGCGATGAATATGAGGAAGTTCTCCGCATGGCCGATCTCGCCATGTATGACGCCAAGGCCAATGGCCGCAACTGCTACCGGTTCTTCTCGGAAGACATGAACGAGATTGCCCAGGCCGATGCCGCGCTGGAAAACGAGCTTCGCGACGCGTTTAACGAAAATCAGTTCGCGCTCGAATATCAGCCGATTGTCGATGCAAAAACACTCGAATATGTTGGCCTGGAAGCGCTTATCAGATGGGATCATCCACGCCGCGGCCGCCTGTTGCCGATCCAGTTCATCCGGGTCGCAGATGAAAGCGGACTCATGGACATTCTCGGCCGCTGGGTCATGGGTGAAGTTTGCCGGGAAATAAAATCCTACGCCGACCGCGGTATTGATCTGCCACGCGTCGCGATCAACGTATCCCCGCGCCAGTTCCAGAACCAGAATCTCTGCCAGGAACTGCTCGCCAATATCGAAGCCAATGGCATCGAACCATCAAAAATCACGATCGAGATTACCGAAGAATTGCTGATCGACAATAATGAGCAGGTCAGAGCCACGCTCCAGCAGATTCGCAACAGCGGTGTCGGCATATCCATCGACGATTTCGGAACCGGCTATTCCTCGCTGCAATATCTCAGGGATCTGCCCGCCAATTGCCTGAAAATTGATCGCACGTTCATTTCCCGGATCGAACATAGCCCGGCCGATCGCGCGATTATCGGCACCATTGCGCATCTGGCGCATGCACTGGACATGCGGGTGGTTGCCGAAGGCGTCGAAAATGACGCGCAGCTGGATTTGCTCCGCGTTTCCGGTTGCGACGAAATCCAGGGTTTCAAGATCGCGCGTCCGCAACGGGCCGAGGATCTCGGAAAATTATTTGACGGCCGAAAAAATAATCCCGCCAGTCGTGCGGTAGAAGGCTAATCCACTTGCTGTCCGCCACATCAAAAGCGCCGGCACGGTCGCACAGGCATCACATGCATTCAAAGCACGGCTTGGATGGACAGATACGTGATCGCGAGCACGAGATGATCAAGAACCGGATCATCCTGGTCATTCTGGGATGGTCGGTCTGTGTCATGCTGGGTGCCACACCAGGCCTCATCGTCGGTTTCAGCGTCTATTTCATCCTCAGTGTCGCCATTGCCGTCGCCTATCGGATGCACCGAAAACCCTCAAGCTTGAGGCGTTTTCTCGGGCTTTGCACGGACTTTGGCGTCGGAGCCTTCCTGTTTCAGGTCGGAGGAGAAAGCGTCGCGGCGGGATATCCGCTTTTTCTCTGGGTCATTCTCGGCAATGGCTTCCGCTTCGGCATTTTCTGGCTGTTCATAGCGTCCGTGATGGCCGCGATGGCGTTTGGCTGGGCCATCTATACCGTGGACTTCTGGCGGAACAACTCATCCCTTTCGATCGGCCTGCTGATCGGGCTGCTGGTGATCCCGGCCTATTGCTCGACGCTGATCACCAAGATATCCCAGGCGAAAGAAGAGGCCGAAGCTGCCAACAAAGCCAAGAGCCTGTTTCTCGCCAGCATTAGCCATGAATTGCGCACCCCGTTGAATGCCATCATCGGTTATGGCACGCACCTGCTGGAAATGCAGCTGCCGGAAAAACAGCACCAGATGATCGCGACCAGCGTATCCGCCGGACGCCACCTGCTCCACCTGATCAACCAGCTGCTGAATTTCGCCCAGTCGGAATCGCGGGATGAGCTGCCCGATCCGAAACCCTTTTCTCTCGTCGATCTTCTTTCCGAGGTCCGCGACATCATGCAGATCGCCGCCGACGACAAGGGCCTGGAGATCAACCTGCAGGCCGAACCGAGCAGCAACCAGCTGATCTCGGGCCAACTGGATTACGTTCGCAACATCCTTATCAACCTGACCAGTAACGCGGTGAAATTCACCAATTCCGGTTCGGTTACCTTGCGCTGCGGATTTGTATCCACAGCTGGTCAGGAC comes from Sphingorhabdus sp. YGSMI21 and encodes:
- a CDS encoding EAL domain-containing protein; this translates as MSTRVLIVDDRPTNLRIYAQFVTLMGEKYSAVTYADPVEALDWLRDNKADLMVVDYRMPQMNGAEFIRKVRLMPGANEIPAIVITAHQDRECRLAALDAGATDFLQSPVSHVEFCSRALSLLTKSKKSVTLRKRASEIGRKHAAFGAAASNEGPSGKSMLEQIIDTIPIMINATDRSGKCLFTNAYQSALFDKDPDEMVGTDFANNFEPTLAANTRRRDAMVLKSSLAIPHFEEKITSDGVDLIFHCNKSPLLNHKGETIGVLTTAVDITARKFAEEHRTHLALHDMLTGLPNRVLLAENVKSTIANCKKADSQAALLLLDLDRFKIINDTRGHHSGDALLREVAERISKVIGPEDFAARIGGDEFAIILNKFENIDSINSRCSKILKSISEPYAISGVGQVISASIGVSLIPNDGDEYEEVLRMADLAMYDAKANGRNCYRFFSEDMNEIAQADAALENELRDAFNENQFALEYQPIVDAKTLEYVGLEALIRWDHPRRGRLLPIQFIRVADESGLMDILGRWVMGEVCREIKSYADRGIDLPRVAINVSPRQFQNQNLCQELLANIEANGIEPSKITIEITEELLIDNNEQVRATLQQIRNSGVGISIDDFGTGYSSLQYLRDLPANCLKIDRTFISRIEHSPADRAIIGTIAHLAHALDMRVVAEGVENDAQLDLLRVSGCDEIQGFKIARPQRAEDLGKLFDGRKNNPASRAVEG